The Magnolia sinica isolate HGM2019 chromosome 11, MsV1, whole genome shotgun sequence DNA window ttgcgAGAGGTCaggggcctactatatgtttgtcTCTATAtaggtcactccttaggagcaatgttggttaaatgtccacattgatgggcaatgatagttgaatgtccacattgtgaccttcccttgggccttgttaggcccattctcatcgatgccaatttgtcgaggctgattattgtgactgattgccgattccaattatcgaggccattatcgatcgattccgattgttgtggccaattgccgattctgatcatcgaggccgattatcgatcgattctgattatcatagacgattgtcgattagcgatcgaggctgattatcgtgattgattgccgattccgattgtcatggccgattgctgattccgattatcgatcaattttaattgttgtggccaattaccgattccgatcatcgaggtcgattatcaatcaattccgattgttgtagtcgattgccgattagcgatcgaggctgattatcgtgaccgattgccgattgtcatggccgattgtcgattctaattatcgatcgattccgattgttgtggccgatcatcgatgccgattattgatcgatttcgattgttgtggccgattgtcgataccgattatcgatagattccgattgttgtggccgattgctgatctgatcatcgaggccgattattgatcgattccgattgtcatggtcgatgccgattctaattatcgatcgagacAGATTGTTATGCCCGATTGCaggttccgatcatcgaggccgattattgatcgattccgattcttgtggccgattgtcgatatcgattatcgaggccgattatcgatcgattccaattgttgtagtcgattgccaatttcgatcatcgaggccaattattgatcgatttcgattgttgtggtcaattgccaatttcgattatcgaggccgattgtcgtgacccattgtgatgtatgtgcgacccgtatttgaggcccgttgtgatgtgtatttagcctgtgtttaaggcccaatgtgatgtatatgaggcccattgtgatgctttgagggccaggtgatgaagcccattgtaatgtatgttaggcccatgtgaaaggcccatcgtgatgtgtattaagctcttgagtgagacccatagtgttgtatatttggcccttgtgtgaggccatgagcccactatatgttaggctttctgtgcgtcattccttgggggcaatattggttaaatgtccacattgtcgaggtcgattgtcaatgccagttattgatatcggttatgagtatgtgacaacatagcatcatgatacatgctcatacacattatttacatgtttgttatgagatgtggttgactattgcatatgtcattgggtaagttgttatgagactctctaacaggcggagattgtctcacatgaatgcacggtatgcgtaggattgatgcatgactggattgtatgctcatgcatctttcattgtatgccccagcgacatcagggccgtagcctccacaagcatatcgtggatggccagatgggacaccgaaaatctattctcgCATACgtgcgccatagatgtccttgggtgaaaattcctaaacctctgtggccaggagacgccccaacgtggagaacgagtggatatatatgagcgcatgagggctgaataccaggaggctgcatctcccactgtgtcgtggtcagttgagaggggcgtggccttactcgcccgagggtagggggcatagataggctgagtttgactagctcgtgaatgggtccgctatcgacgtgctgggtagatattgactgactactgtCCAGccgatggtgaggtctcttccacttgaatGGTCCCGCGTGAGTGGGCGGCTATTttcatgtagagtgtactagaccccggtgatgatcccagaagaAACCAGACTAATATGTGGACTtctcgagtaggagttgcatattcattcattcattcactatccactcgggttggtggtgcgtaactaattgttgtgtaccttcgtaatgacaaggatttcggttgggcgtgcgactaacctgagatcaggagtctactacattgagtctggctatctaaatttaggtatggtacTGGTttcgatagaagtcccttgtgatggacctcatagcctgcgatactatgtactatcatcccgacttcactccagcttggtcatttcatttgcaccacatattgcattccatcatcaacatctgatatttggcttactgtacccacattgcatagctgatttacaatgcttcatcagtatatgatattgtatttattatatctctttgcatcatatagcctggataaggataatggtatttataggcctatcagcatgttttcgcattactttgatatcgtatgatttatgatctttccactgtttctgatattgtataatttatgggcttatcagtattttcgcttaatctaattactctgatattgcttaatcggcacttaccttgtgcacacactttcaccacccactaagttttctataagcttatgcacgatagatgcgtgtaggtggcgttaggttgtagcagcgttgagcttggagcgtacaactatcttctggagctttgattttattttgacatgtatttcccttccagcattgtattcaaaatttatattagtgaatatgtgatgataatgttgcttttgtgatttgggtaaacttgtggttatgcttcttacgagataaatgtacgttgaaaaatcctccttgtaagatacCAGGATCGAAACCTTgtatatgggcgctgggagccgagaatggggtactacggaggctgtcggcatcgaattcagcgatcgggattcctgtgaatccgatttctgggtttggggcatgacacttagtgtaagaaaaaaaaatattcctcaCCAGTCATCCAACCCTTGAAGAAGAGGTCGAACCACTAATTGGTAACGCCACTTGGATCACATGATCTATAATGAAGATCTTTTAATGTGATGAAAAATAATCCTCCTAAGTAAACTACTCGGCCCCTCATAAAGGGGTCTTTCAGCTAACTCATTTGTTCGACAAGAGCAGAATTCCCTTAATAAAAGGAAGAACTCACCCCAACGCTCTTACTTGGATAAAATGTCTAACCTCACCAAAAACCAACTTACTTCACAAGCCCGCAGTGCGAGCTCGAAAGTAGGGGGCTTATTGTTGTGGAGAAAAATGATCTGACTAAAGAGAAGAGGTTAGCTCAGATATCTCAGCGGGACACAAGGTCGGCCAGCGCTAGTCATAAccaatgagctcctcaatggTCAAGGAAGATCTCCTCCGCCGAAGAGAGGTCGATCTACTACGTATGAAGGCAGGTCGATAGGTCGGCCATCTACCCAATGATAATGGGAGGCTCAAAGCTCATTCGAGTATTTAGGTCGGCCAAGACTACCTCAGACTCTCAAGTTCGACCTCTCACAGCATATTTAATCCGAATTCTACTAAAGAAAGGAGCTCGGCATCACTATCATAATACAAAATATTAGTGCAGGTTGGCAGGTCAGCAATTTACACGACATAAAGAGAAGGGTCAGGGCTTTCTAGAGAGTCCAAATCGGTATACTACCCCTTGGTCAGGTCAGCCTCGGCCTCCTACTACACGCCACTCTCGGTTCCTGTTAATTAGGTATTATTCGAAAGACCAACCCAATATCTCCGTCGAATATCTCAAGGACAGCACCGACATGCTCAGAATATGAATCTCCCCAGATGTTCGCCGAGGATCTTGGGAGATCATCCTGGCATTTTCAGGACTCGATTCCCTTTACACTACatccctactaaatagggagattgCCTCGATATTACTACCCATCCTCGACTATAAATAGAAGCACCTTTAATGGTGAAAGCTATACAAAATCTCTCATTCAAAACTTTCTAATACTAGTAGACCCAAATTCCTTTGACATCGGAAGGTTCCTTATACTACTATGCCCAAATTCTTAACCTAACTTTGGCAACGGAAGATCCCCTGCTCTAGACAAGATTCATTTGTCTTCTCTCCTTGCAAGTGCTCTAATATCCAAAAAGGTTGTACTGGATTTTTCAATGAGtctataaaatgaatggacggcagcGACAATACACTCACATCACGTTGCGCCTCCAGAAGAACATACTCAGTACCCTAGCCAGGTGAGACAGAACACAGTCCGCGTGCCTTCGTTGTCGGGGGTCAACGTCAGACTCGTAGTTCAAAAAGCGGGCGGAGAACAACCACAGGCCCGGCCCGGCCTGGCCCGTTTATAGCACTTGTTCCGGTTTTTGTTTCTAGAAGCCTTCCGAGCGGGTTCCTGAACAATGCACTCCAGAGAAACCAAAGCCACCTCTTCGGATTGGCTGGAAAAACTAATAGTCTGGAATCCAAATCAAGCCAAAAAAGCCAACTCATGTTAAATAGTCTGCACTCGACTGGAAAAACCAAAGCGCAGCCATTCCAACACTCCTATCACTTCTTTTCCAGTCTCCCTGTGCGGATTAAGCATGGGTGTCGAAAGCCATCCACTTCATCTATTCTGCTTCCCTTTCCTGGCTCCAGGCCACATGATCCCCATGATAGACATGGCCAAGCTATTTGCAGAGCGTGAAGCAAGGGTTAGCATCATCGCCACACCCAGCAATGCCTCCCTATTCGAAAAGACCATCTATCGAACCCGATGCTCCGGCCACCGGATCGAGATCCACTGCCTCGAATTCCCTTCCTCAGTTGCCGGCTTACCAGACGGGTGTGAAAATCTCAacgacatccaatccattgacaacTTAATAGACTTCATGAAAGCAGTTGACATGTTCCAGGAACCATTCGAGCAACTCGTCGAGGAACACCAACCCGACTGCATCATCTCAGATTTGTTCTTGCCGTGGACACTTGATGTTGCAGACAAGTTCGCGATACCGAGGTTGGTCTTCAACGGGACTAGCTTTTTCTCGCTCTGTGTCACGGAGAGGATTCAGCGTTACGCGCCTCATAAAAACGTCGCCTCGGACATGGAGGCCTTTATAGTTCCGTGCCTCCCGCACTCCATAGAGCTCACCAAATCTCAGATTCCAGACTTCGCTAAAGCGCAAAGCGGttttgttgagttctttgagCGAGTCAAAGAGGCGAATGCCAGGAGCTTTGGAGTAGTCATGAACACCTTCTATGAGTTGGAGCCGGCCTACGTGGAGCATTACAAGATGGAGCTGGGTAGGAAGGCGTGGAACGTTGGACCAGTCTCTCTCTGCAATAGAAATACCGTCGATGTTGCCGAGAGAGGGAAGAAGGCCTGTATTGGCCCAGACGACTGTTTGAAGTGGCTTGACGGAAATACGTCAGCCTCCGTTGTGTATGTTTGTTTCGGGAGCCTAAGCCAGTTCACCGCTCCTCAGCTTCTGGAGATCGCACTGGCTCTGGAAGCATCCAACCGTCCTTTCCTCTGGGTGGTCGGGAATAGCGAGAAGTTATCTGAAAATGAATGGTTGCCTGATGGATTCGAGGAGAGGATGCAAGGGAAGGGCCTCATCATGagggggtgggccccacaggtactCATCCTCAACCATCCTGCCGTAGGAGTGTTTGTTACTCACTGCGGGTGGAATTCCACGCTCGAGGCCATAAGTGCTGGAGTGACGATGGTCACGTGGCCCATGTTTGCGGAGCAGTTCTATAACGAGAAGCTGATCACCCAGGTACTGAAGATCGGTGTTTCAGTAGGGTGCAGAGTATGGGTTTTATATGAAGAGATGGAGAGGCCGGTGATAAGGAGGGATCAGATCGAGAAGGTGATCACCTTgatgatggacggtggagaaGAAGCAGAAGGGATGAGAAAGAGGGCCAAGGAGTTGGGGGAGATGGCCAACAGAGCTGTAGAAGTGGGCGGATCTTCCTACGCCGACATGAGCCGTTTGATCGAAGAGCTGAAGACGTACAGCCTGAAAGCTAAATGATAAATTACCTATGCTTGAAGAAAACGTTTGGCATCCTGTTGATTTTAGGGTTGTTTggataccctttttttttttttttttttttttttttttttaaaaaaaaaaaatgaaagaaaaaaaaaagaaaaatataaaaagaaaaagaagaaggtgattttagggtcgtttggatgccctGTAATTTTTGTTCGCAAGCCGTTTACATGCTATCACGTTTGGATTTTAAGTGGTAACATGCTCACTGGTCGATAGATTGTGTGTTTGATTAACTTCTAAGGTGTTTAGGACaaataaagtaggtattcataccAAAGAGCTTGGGAAGTGAGCCTTTCAAAATCTGCAAAAATCTTATAAAAAgacttaaaatttttaaagccCTAAGAGATCATTAAAGCATGCACACGtgaaatggattggatgtctttTACCCATCAAAATGAGCTCCAAATgtaatttagaagtttttaatggtggacttctcATCTTttcattttgtggtccattcgataaTGGACAAGTTGTTTTGTTTCTAAGGGGGCACTGTagagcatcaagggaagtacATAATGGATAAGATGTACTATGCACATTATGGTTGACCCTATATATTATGAATAtatattaaccattgtgttctaacatGAATAAGGTTGGCCCTATATGTCATGAATATATATTAATCATTGTGTTCTAATATAAATAATGTTTTTTTAGCCGTAAAGGCTTTACTTGTGATTTGAAACCTGACTTTTGATCAAGTTTTGTATTACAACTAAAAGTTGTAATCTAGTTGATGAAGCCcataatacatgcatccaaacagcatGTGTAATTCCATTACATCtaatccctttacaacttaagAACTTTACCAGCATCTAAACAACCGTTTAGGGGTCATATGGAATCCTATTACCATTTGGATTTCTTTTGAATTGGAATCACCTTTTCATTTGGCAGCCTTCAATAGGAATTCATAGGAATCTGGAAATTCGATGATGGGAACTATCAAATTGTCTTGACAGGTTGTTTTTGAAAGAGAGCAGTAATTAATTAGTAATCAAAATCCAAGTTAAATAAATCACATGATTTTTATgtgatttgaatttgaaatttttttttttgtccattcACAAACTCACACTAATCCATACTCCCGTGCGGTTTTTATTTAATGCTACATTCAGCTTTGTGCCACTCATGCATATGTTGGAAGGAATGCATATAGCTCTCATGGGTCCCAGCTGCGTCGGCCCACAACGGTGTATTTGTTCCATTTAACCGGTTCGTCAGATGTGGCACCACAAGTTAGGCCACGAGCTAAAAAAAAGAAGCAGCCTAAGTCATAGCTAAGATTGACCAGACCACGGGCCAACGCGAGCAACGGGAACGGAGACACTGACTGTAGAATCTACTGATTGATGCCATTCAATCTAGTCACCACATAGACGATATCAGGATGAAGgacaattaaaacttataaaattccgGTGGGAtacaccacatgaatttggaaGATTCGTTCATGATTTTATATAATTTACTGTCTTGCTGCCAACCTGTTTTTTGGGTTACAATGAACTTGAAAAGGCGCACTTGATACACCGTCTGAATTTTGGACACGCATAAGTATGAGCTTCACCGGAGCTTAGATCGCATGGGGGAATCACTTGCAACTGAGCACGTTATCATCCATATTATATTCCCTAGTCTATATGGACAGTAGTTCATCACGCCTAGGGGTGTAcgtgaaccgagctagcttggttagctcgcttaactcgactcgaaaaagctcgattcaactcaatttgaagctaagttcaagctgagtcactacaagaaagtaggcctttagcctcaattttttagcctcggttcaaaaaaaggaggctaaatatggtttttagcctcggttgtaaaggaactgaggttaaaaattcactttttgcctcggttgatgagaaactgaggccaaaactcTTCCatattgcctcggttggtgagaaactgaggctaaaagtcagcccttttgcctcggttggtgagcaactaaggccaaaagtttgcccttttgcctcaattgttgagaactgaggccaaaagtctgcccttttgcctcggttggcgagcaactgaggccaaaagtctgcccttttgcctcggttggtgagcaactgaggctaaaagtctgccattttgcctcGTTTGGTGagaaaccgaggccaaaagtctgccattttgcctcggttggtgagcaactgaggctaaaagtctgtctttttgcctcggttgttgagaaacttaggctaaaagtctgcccttttgcctcggttggtgagaaattgaggccaaaagtctgcccttttgccttggttggtgagcaactgaggctaaaagtctgcccttttgccttggttattgagaaaaaagtctgccttttgcctcggttattgaaaattgaggcaaaaagtctaccctttgtctcggttggtgagcaagCGAGGCGAAAGTCTACCCTTTGCCTCGGTTATTGGCGAGGCCAAAAGTCTTCCATgtattgcctcggttggtgagaaattaaggccaaagtctgcccttttgcctctgTTGGTGAGCAACCGAagctaaaagtttgcccttttgcctcaattGATGAACAACTGAGGCCAAATGTCTACCCTTTTATCTCGGTTGGTGAGTAACTGAAGccaaaagtctgtcattttgcctcggttagttGGTAACCGAGGCTAAAAATCTATCCATCATTTTTGGAAACTCATTTATGGAAGTGGGCCGAAAAATAATTTCTTGAAGACGTCTATCAGTGAAGCCTTCTTGAGGCTACCgaactcatcacagtgggccacgataagatttcaaaggtaaatggtccCATTATCACTGATCCATGTATTATGGATCATTGGAGTGTTGAATGAGTCTACTATTTTGGTCCCATTCTAAAATAATTTGTCATAGGAGATGGATGGAGCGAATGCCGTGTCATGGTGggcgaggcgaaaagtctactttttagcctcagttgcatagggaCCGAGGCGAAAAGCctgatttttagcctcagttgcataggaacggaggccaaaagtctactttttagctaaccaaggctaaaagtctaatttttagcctcagttgcataggaaccgaggcgaaaaatttacttttaagctttagttgcataggaaccgaggctaaaagtctacttttaagcctcaattgcataggaatcgaggcgaaaagtctactttttagcatcagttgcataggaattgaggcgaaaagtctactttttagcctcagttgcataagaaccgaggccaaagcctaatttttagcctcagttgcataggaatcgagaccaaaagcctaatttttagcctcagttacataggaaccgaggcgaaaagtctactttttagcctcagttgcattggaacgaggccaaaagtctactttttagcctcagttacgtgggaaccaaggctaaaagtctaatttttagcctcagttgcgtaggaaccgaggctaaaagtctactgcTTTGCCTCGGTTACTAAGTAATGGAGGTTAAAGGTTTAATTTTTAATAGCAAATCTCGCTGCTCAACGTAGTTAATCCGTGTCCGTCCATATTGAATATACGtggtctatctacaccgtccatccgttttcctgaAATTTACGCCCATAAAGGCCCCTAAATCGCACGTTTTCCACCATTTCCCCTCTTTCACTTTCTTTCGCCATTGTAGCTCTGAAACGAAGTTTCGAAGCGAAGAACAGAGAATCCATCCGCAAAATGAAGCTTCGAGAGGCGAGGATTCGGAATCCTACCCCTCAAATTCTCGGTACGTGAAGCAAAAATCTTCTCTATTACTCTTTTATTCCGCGAGAATCTACGAAGTCCGCCCATTTCCCCCCTCTTTGGCTATAAGATCATTTTTGGAAGTGAACGATTGGATCTCGCATGCATTTTCTCTGATCTTCATTCAATGGTTGAAGTGAAGAACAGAGAATCCGATCTGCAAAACAAAGCTTcgataggtgaggattcgatctCCTACCCTCAAATTGTCGGGTACGTGAAGCGAAAATCTTCTCTATTACTCTTTTATTCTGCGAAAACCTTCGTGTTTCTCCGATATTTAGGTTTTTTCCGGACGATGACGGTCTTTTGAGCATTTCCCGTCATGGAGGCATAAGGGTAAGAGGACGCATGCTCATTAGGCATTTCCCCCCTTTTCGGATGTGATTGTCGATTCGTTCTTGTTGATTCTCCTAGTGTGTATGGGATAGACATGTTGTAATCTTATTATAGCAACGATCAAGGAAAAATGATTTCTCATCATTCTGTTTTGTTGCTTGATTTGATGCTTGGATGTGATTTTAGCTAGTTATTTCACCgtcttgttgttttttttttcttgatttaatTTTCAGCGCTAAAAAGTGTTGCAAATTAGTTGCTATCTTTGCTTGTTTCGGATTAGA harbors:
- the LOC131219178 gene encoding scopoletin glucosyltransferase-like encodes the protein MGVESHPLHLFCFPFLAPGHMIPMIDMAKLFAEREARVSIIATPSNASLFEKTIYRTRCSGHRIEIHCLEFPSSVAGLPDGCENLNDIQSIDNLIDFMKAVDMFQEPFEQLVEEHQPDCIISDLFLPWTLDVADKFAIPRLVFNGTSFFSLCVTERIQRYAPHKNVASDMEAFIVPCLPHSIELTKSQIPDFAKAQSGFVEFFERVKEANARSFGVVMNTFYELEPAYVEHYKMELGRKAWNVGPVSLCNRNTVDVAERGKKACIGPDDCLKWLDGNTSASVVYVCFGSLSQFTAPQLLEIALALEASNRPFLWVVGNSEKLSENEWLPDGFEERMQGKGLIMRGWAPQVLILNHPAVGVFVTHCGWNSTLEAISAGVTMVTWPMFAEQFYNEKLITQVLKIGVSVGCRVWVLYEEMERPVIRRDQIEKVITLMMDGGEEAEGMRKRAKELGEMANRAVEVGGSSYADMSRLIEELKTYSLKAK